A section of the Phosphitispora fastidiosa genome encodes:
- a CDS encoding aspartate aminotransferase family protein translates to MNTKEIMANGQQYVMHTYGRLPMALVKGEGVYVWDADGKRYLDFVAGLAVNSLGHCHPAVVQAIREQAGNLMHVSNMYWIEPQVDLAKLLVENSALDKAFFCNSGAEANEGAIKLARKYARKYLGPDKYEIITMEKSFHGRTLAAITATAQPKYQKDLDPLPGGFRYVPFNDIAALEKAVSPHTCAILMEPVQGEGGVNVADYDYMHKVKQLCADKGLLLIFDEVQCGLARTGKLFAYEHYGIEPDMMTLAKAIAGGFPMGALMAKDKVAECFQPGDHASTFGGNPLAAAAGCAAVSLLADKGFLAETVEKGSYFAGKLDGLKEKYSFVTDVRGKGLILGMGITVDGGKIVDSCRGKGLLINCVGANVLRFLPPLTISFEDIDNAVKILDETMGEFISHIV, encoded by the coding sequence GTGAATACAAAGGAAATAATGGCAAATGGACAGCAATATGTGATGCATACATATGGGCGGCTGCCCATGGCGCTTGTTAAGGGTGAAGGAGTATATGTATGGGATGCTGACGGAAAAAGGTATCTTGATTTTGTTGCGGGGCTGGCGGTGAATTCCCTGGGGCACTGCCACCCTGCAGTGGTTCAGGCCATTCGGGAACAGGCAGGAAACCTGATGCATGTCTCCAACATGTACTGGATTGAGCCCCAGGTGGATTTGGCGAAGCTCTTGGTTGAGAATTCCGCCCTGGATAAGGCTTTTTTCTGTAACAGCGGGGCTGAAGCCAATGAGGGGGCAATCAAGCTGGCCCGCAAGTATGCCCGGAAATACCTGGGCCCTGATAAATATGAAATAATAACCATGGAAAAATCCTTCCATGGCCGGACTCTTGCTGCCATAACGGCAACTGCACAGCCCAAATACCAGAAGGACCTGGACCCGCTGCCGGGGGGGTTCCGGTATGTTCCTTTTAATGATATTGCTGCCCTGGAAAAGGCGGTTTCACCGCATACCTGTGCTATTCTGATGGAACCGGTGCAGGGTGAGGGCGGGGTCAATGTAGCTGATTATGATTACATGCATAAAGTAAAACAGCTCTGTGCCGATAAGGGTCTGCTGCTTATTTTTGATGAGGTCCAGTGCGGCCTGGCACGGACGGGAAAATTGTTTGCCTATGAGCACTACGGCATTGAGCCTGATATGATGACACTGGCCAAGGCCATTGCCGGAGGCTTCCCGATGGGGGCTTTGATGGCAAAAGATAAGGTGGCGGAATGCTTCCAGCCGGGTGACCATGCCTCAACCTTTGGCGGCAATCCTCTGGCAGCGGCAGCAGGATGTGCTGCGGTAAGCCTTCTGGCAGACAAAGGATTCCTGGCTGAAACGGTGGAAAAGGGCAGTTATTTTGCAGGAAAACTTGACGGTCTCAAAGAAAAATATTCCTTTGTCACTGATGTGCGTGGTAAAGGTCTGATTCTCGGGATGGGGATTACCGTTGATGGCGGAAAAATAGTAGATTCCTGCCGGGGCAAGGGGCTATTGATTAACTGTGTGGGTGCAAATGTATTGCGGTTTCTCCCACCCCTTACTATTTCATTTGAAGATATCGACAATGCTGTAAAAATACTTGATGAGACCATGGGCGAATTTATTTCACATATTGTATAG
- the argB gene encoding acetylglutamate kinase has protein sequence MKNAVEKAGILIEALPYIRKFYGKTVVIKYGGHAMVNDNLKQAVINDVILMKLIGINPVIVHGGGPEITEMLKRLDIPSQFVAGCRVTDPATMEIVEMVLVGKINKEIVALINRHGGKAVGLSGKDASLIQAVKKMGRAVDSEGNHSLQDIGFVGDVKKINPEIIQTIISQGYIPVVAPVGVGEEGESYNINADYVAGEVAAALNADKLILLTDVEGIFEDYSDKETLISELKLGEVEQKIASGVISGGMIPKVECCVQAIEKGVNSTHILDGRIPHSILLEVFTDKGIGTMVVK, from the coding sequence ATGAAGAATGCAGTAGAAAAAGCGGGTATTCTTATTGAAGCCCTGCCATATATCAGGAAATTCTACGGGAAAACAGTTGTTATCAAGTATGGTGGTCATGCCATGGTAAATGATAACCTTAAACAAGCGGTAATTAATGACGTGATTCTAATGAAATTAATTGGAATTAACCCGGTGATAGTCCACGGGGGCGGGCCGGAAATCACTGAAATGCTGAAGCGGCTGGATATACCCTCACAGTTTGTGGCCGGGTGCCGGGTGACAGATCCGGCTACCATGGAAATCGTGGAGATGGTCCTGGTAGGGAAAATTAATAAAGAGATAGTGGCCCTGATTAACAGGCACGGCGGCAAAGCTGTGGGGCTGTCCGGAAAAGACGCCAGCCTTATCCAGGCTGTGAAAAAAATGGGCAGGGCTGTTGATTCTGAGGGCAACCATTCCCTGCAGGATATCGGGTTTGTGGGAGATGTGAAAAAAATCAACCCGGAAATAATCCAGACTATTATCAGCCAGGGGTATATTCCCGTAGTAGCCCCGGTCGGTGTCGGGGAAGAGGGGGAAAGCTACAACATCAATGCAGATTATGTTGCCGGTGAGGTGGCTGCGGCCCTGAATGCTGATAAGCTGATCCTGCTTACTGATGTTGAGGGCATTTTTGAAGATTACAGTGATAAGGAAACACTTATATCAGAGCTCAAGCTTGGTGAGGTTGAACAGAAAATTGCCTCAGGTGTTATCAGCGGAGGAATGATTCCCAAGGTGGAGTGCTGTGTACAGGCGATAGAAAAAGGGGTAAACAGCACACATATCCTTGATGGGAGGATACCTCATTCCATTCTGCTGGAGGTGTTTACCGATAAGGGTATTGGGACCATGGTCGTCAAGTAG
- a CDS encoding pyridoxamine 5'-phosphate oxidase family protein: MLSGKDLTPEKCMEILEREQTGFLAMCRDDMPYCIPVNYFFDREQQKIYIHTGLKGLKWDILAHNPLVCFTVADPGCKRTGDSPCTYTYEFESVAVFGKAAEVEGKSEVSLSLNKLVEKYRDTEISPVPKEKLAVLRMIRIDIERITGRHNRSV, from the coding sequence ATGTTGTCTGGAAAAGATTTGACACCGGAAAAGTGTATGGAAATACTTGAACGGGAACAGACAGGGTTTTTGGCGATGTGCCGGGACGATATGCCATACTGTATTCCCGTGAACTATTTTTTTGACCGGGAGCAGCAAAAGATATATATCCATACAGGCCTTAAAGGGCTTAAGTGGGATATCCTGGCCCACAACCCGTTGGTTTGCTTTACTGTGGCTGACCCGGGCTGCAAACGAACAGGTGACAGTCCCTGTACATATACATATGAATTTGAGAGTGTGGCGGTTTTCGGAAAAGCCGCAGAGGTGGAAGGAAAAAGTGAAGTGTCCTTAAGTTTGAATAAATTAGTGGAAAAATACCGCGATACAGAAATTTCACCGGTGCCGAAAGAAAAGCTCGCTGTGCTCCGAATGATTCGGATCGACATAGAAAGGATTACCGGCAGGCACAACAGGTCTGTGTAG
- a CDS encoding radical SAM protein, with amino-acid sequence MKFSQVMYLARYYVRARFMNDKRPILAGMKLTHRCTLRCRQCPYWQRPVPDLEWEMIMKLLPQFREQGIRVLILEGGEPLLWKDGGRTVKDIVREARKHFFCVGVTTNGTLPLDVGADILWVSLDGLRETHDRLRGESFDRIIHNIKSSKHPKIFANITINRINHREVPALVRFLAPLVRGITIQFFYPYPESEDLLLTWEERADILDKLIKLKKVGYPISDSIPAMEKLKQNTWVCEPWMIANIEPDGSFNQGCYLQNRTTDDNPCRLCGFAAHTEISLAYQLHWSAIMAGKDILGIF; translated from the coding sequence ATGAAATTTTCGCAGGTGATGTACCTGGCCCGGTATTATGTCAGGGCAAGGTTCATGAATGATAAGAGGCCGATACTTGCCGGGATGAAGCTGACCCACAGGTGTACTCTTAGGTGTCGGCAGTGTCCCTACTGGCAGAGGCCAGTCCCAGACCTGGAGTGGGAAATGATTATGAAATTATTGCCACAGTTCCGGGAGCAGGGGATTAGGGTTTTAATCCTGGAGGGTGGGGAACCACTTTTGTGGAAGGATGGCGGCCGGACTGTAAAAGATATTGTCAGGGAAGCCCGGAAGCATTTTTTCTGTGTTGGAGTGACAACTAACGGGACCCTGCCGCTGGATGTGGGTGCCGACATATTATGGGTCAGCCTTGACGGACTGCGGGAAACCCATGACCGTCTGCGGGGAGAGTCATTTGACCGGATAATTCACAACATCAAGAGTTCAAAACACCCCAAGATTTTTGCCAATATCACCATAAACCGCATCAACCACAGGGAAGTTCCCGCTCTGGTCAGATTTTTGGCGCCGCTTGTAAGAGGCATTACCATTCAGTTTTTTTATCCATATCCGGAAAGTGAAGATTTACTGCTTACATGGGAAGAACGTGCCGATATTCTTGATAAGCTGATTAAGCTGAAGAAAGTTGGTTATCCCATCAGTGATTCTATCCCGGCCATGGAAAAGCTTAAACAAAATACATGGGTTTGTGAGCCCTGGATGATTGCTAATATTGAGCCTGACGGTTCGTTTAACCAGGGGTGTTACCTGCAAAACCGGACAACTGATGATAACCCTTGCAGGCTCTGCGGTTTTGCGGCACACACCGAAATCTCCCTTGCCTACCAGCTGCACTGGAGTGCGATAATGGCCGGGAAAGATATCCTGGGGATATTTTAA
- the argJ gene encoding bifunctional glutamate N-acetyltransferase/amino-acid acetyltransferase ArgJ, protein MIHDIQYIEGSITAPQGFRAAGVKARIKYDKKDLALIVSEVPAAAAGVFTTNAVKAAPVVLSKRHIAGGRAQAVVVNSGCANACTGEDGMAMALEMAREAAGHLKISPEDVVVASTGVIGDKLPMDRIKAGISEASQALSSPGGHDAALAIMTTDTVSKEALIQFEIGGRTVTIGGIAKGSGMIRPNMATMLAFVTTDAGITSELLQKALTYVTARTFNMVTVDGDTSTNDSLVILANGLAGHSPIKREDENFLVFRDALEKVCAALARMIARDGEGATKFIEVEVRNAPTFADAGAVAMAVANSNLVKTAVFGEDANWGRIICAAGYSGADLDPGRIDIFIGDEKMAENGAALNFSEERAKEILSREEVKITIDLHHGSEKATAWTCDFSFDYVKINASYRS, encoded by the coding sequence ATGATTCATGATATACAATACATAGAGGGAAGTATCACTGCTCCGCAGGGGTTCAGGGCTGCAGGGGTAAAGGCGCGGATTAAGTACGACAAAAAAGACCTGGCATTAATAGTTTCTGAGGTTCCGGCTGCCGCCGCAGGGGTATTTACCACCAATGCGGTCAAGGCTGCTCCGGTGGTGCTGTCTAAACGGCATATTGCCGGCGGCAGAGCCCAAGCTGTTGTTGTTAACAGCGGCTGTGCCAATGCCTGCACAGGCGAAGACGGCATGGCTATGGCTCTGGAAATGGCTCGTGAAGCCGCAGGACACCTTAAAATCAGTCCTGAAGATGTTGTAGTGGCATCAACAGGAGTAATTGGTGATAAGCTGCCCATGGACAGGATAAAAGCGGGGATAAGTGAAGCTTCGCAAGCCTTGAGTTCCCCGGGTGGACATGATGCCGCTCTGGCGATAATGACAACAGATACGGTTTCGAAGGAAGCCCTGATACAATTTGAAATCGGGGGCAGGACCGTTACTATTGGGGGGATTGCCAAAGGGTCAGGGATGATTAGGCCAAATATGGCCACTATGCTGGCCTTTGTGACAACTGATGCCGGGATAACCTCTGAGCTGCTGCAAAAGGCCCTCACTTATGTCACTGCCAGAACTTTTAATATGGTCACTGTAGATGGAGACACCAGTACCAATGACTCCCTGGTTATACTGGCCAACGGCCTGGCGGGGCATAGTCCCATCAAAAGGGAAGATGAGAATTTCCTTGTCTTCAGGGATGCCCTGGAAAAGGTCTGTGCCGCTCTGGCCAGAATGATTGCCCGTGATGGGGAAGGGGCGACGAAATTCATAGAGGTGGAGGTCAGGAATGCCCCGACCTTTGCAGATGCCGGGGCAGTGGCCATGGCAGTGGCCAATTCCAACCTGGTGAAAACTGCAGTTTTCGGTGAGGATGCCAACTGGGGCCGGATTATCTGTGCTGCCGGGTACTCGGGTGCAGACCTAGACCCGGGAAGGATTGATATCTTCATTGGGGATGAGAAAATGGCCGAAAACGGGGCTGCTCTTAATTTTAGTGAGGAGCGGGCTAAAGAGATTCTTAGCCGCGAAGAAGTTAAGATTACTATTGATTTGCATCATGGCAGTGAAAAAGCAACAGCCTGGACGTGTGATTTTTCATTTGATTATGTGAAGATAAATGCCAGTTACAGGTCATAG